GGTACTTCTCCTCCGCCGACACCCCGACCGCGAAGCGCATGCGCCGGACGATCACGGACATCGTCGTGCCGTACATCATCATGCAGACGATCTGGACCGTCGTGCAGGCCCTGGTCGAGGGCGGCAAGAAGTTCAACCCGACGCAGCCGACCTGGACCCTCTGGTTCCTGCTCGCGCTGGGGATCTTCAAGCTGATCCTCCCGTACCTCGCGCAGCTCCGGTGGCCGCTGTTCTGGGCCGTCGTGTTCAGCATCGGCGTCGGCTACTTCGACAACGTCGACTCCACGCTCTCGCTGTCGCGGGCGATCAGCCTCCTGCCGTTCTTCCTGCTCGGCTGGCAGGTGAAGCAGTGGGGCGTCTTCGACCGCTGGTACGAGGCTCCGCGGCGGGTCGTGGTCCGGGTGCGCATCGCGGCCGGTGCCGTGTTCGTGGCGTGGGCGGTGGCGTGTGCGATCTGGATCCCGCAGTTCAAGCAGTTCGACCTGCACCACTGGTTCTTCTACGACGACTCGTACTCGGGCCTCGGCGAGGACGCCTGGTGGGCCGGTGCGGTCCGCTTCGGGCTGATGCTGCTGGCGACCGTGCTCACCGCGTCGTTCCTGCTGCTCGTGCCCCGTCGGAACGTCTGGATCACGCAGTTCGGCGCGGCGACGATGTACGTGTACCTGCTGCACACGTTCGTGCTCTACCCGATCCGCGAGTCCGGGGTGCTCGCCGGGCAGCACTCGGCATGGCCGTACGTGCTGCTCATGGTGGCGATCGCCTGCGCGGTGAGCCTGTTCCTCGCCCAGCCGTTCGTCCGTCGGGGGATGCGCTGGCTCCTCGAACCGAACGTGCGCTGGCTCTTCCGCCGCGACCAGTGACGTGCCAGGAGGCGCGGGTCGCCTCCGCCCCGGTCGTTACGTCCCGAGGCGGGCGCGCTGGTGCCGACGCGACCACCTGCGTACCGTGACGGGCGACGCACAGCCGCGCCGCGCCTCCTGGGCCGAGCGCTGGGCGACCCGACGACCCGACGACCCGACGACCGCCACCGGACAGGAGCACGAGATGACCCAGAACGACGCCGCCCAGTGGCGGTTCGAGACCACGCAGATCCACGCCGGCGCACAGCCCGACCCGACCACGGGGGCCCGCGCGACGCCGATCTACAAGACGACCTCGTACGTCTTCGCGAACTCCGACGAAGCCCGTGACCTCTTCGCCCTGGCCAAGCCGGGCAACATCTACTCGCGCATCATGAACCCGACGAACGACGTCGTGGAGCAGCGGATCGCGGCGCTCGAGGGCGGCTCCGGGGCGCTCCTGGTGTCGAGCGGCCAGGCGGCGGAGACCTACGCGGTGCTCAACATCGCGGGCGCCGGCGACCACATCGTGTCCTCGTCGTCGATCTACGGCGGCACGTACAACCTGTTCAAGTACACGCTCGCGAAGCTCGGCATCGAGACCACGTTCGTCGAGGACCAGGACGACCTCGACGAGTGGCGCCGCGCGGTTCGACCGAACACGAAGCTGTTCTTCGCCGAGACGATCGGCAACCCGAGGATCAACGTGCTCGACATCACCGGCGTCAGCGAGGTCGCCCACGAGTCCGGCGTGCCGCTCATCGTCGACAACACGATCGCGACGCCCTACCTCATCCGTCCGTTCGAGCACGGTGCCGACATCGTCGTGCACTCGGCGACGAAGTTCCTCGGCGGGCACGGCACCGTCATCGGCGGGATCATCGTCGACTCCGGGAAGTTCGCGTGGTCGCAGCACCCGGACAAGTTCCCCGAGTTCAACACGCCGGACCCTTCGTACCACGGCGCGGTCTTCGCCGAGGCCGTCGGCAACGAGCTCGCCTACATCGTCAAGGCCCGGGTGCAGCTGCTCCGCGACCTCGGTGCGTCGAACTCGGCGGACACCGCGTTCGCGCTGCTGCAGGGCATCGAGACGCTGTCGCTCCGCATCGAGCGGCACGTGTCGAACGCGCAGGAGATCGCCGAGTGGCTCGATCGGCACCCGGACGTCGCGACCGTCGCCTACGCCGGGCTGCCGACCTCCCCCTGGTACGCCGCGGCGAACCGCTACGCGCCGAGGGGCGTCGGGGCCGTGCTGTCGTTCGAGCTCAAGGGCGGCGTGCCCGCCGGCAAGGCGTTCGTCGACAACCTGCAGCTGTTCTCGCACCTGGCGAACATCGGCGACGTGCGCTCCCTCGTCATCCACCCGGCGTCGACCACGCACTCGCAGCTGACGCCCGAGCAGCAGCTCACGACCGGTGTGACGCCGGGGCTGGTGCGGCTGTCGGTGGGGATCGAGAACGTCGAGGACCTCAAGGCCGACCTCGAGGCCGGGCTCGCCGCCGCCCGTGCGGTCGCGCAGGAGGGCCAGCGCGCGTAGCGGCCGGCGCCGGGCGCGGCGGCTGTCGCGGACCCTCGCGCTCGATGCGTGTGCACCATGCGACGTCCCACGAGTCGATCGACTCGTGGGACGTCGTTGGTTGCGCACACATCCGGTGCGTGTGCATGGTGCGACGATCCACGCGTCGAACGACGAGTGCAATGTCGGAACATGCGCGCGCACGCAGCCGCACCCGCGCGCACGCACCCGCACCCGCCCGCACGCACGCACGCAGCCGCGAGCACCCGCGACCCGCCGCAGTGGACCCGCGACGCGCCGGACGTGACGTAACACTGGCGGCCCGCGCCGCGCCTCCCGGCAGACTGGACCCGATGGACTGGCAGACGACCCCCGAGGACTCCGTGCCGTCCACCCTCGTGCCCGGAACCGAACTCGGCACGCTCGGCAAGCCCCCGGTGACCGGCGCCTGGCGCCCGGGCGACCACCCCGGCTCCCGGCACTTCGCGTCCCTCGGTGAGCAGTGGGTGCGGGGTGGACGCATCCCCGCCGTGCGCGTGGCGTACGAGACCTGGGGCACGCTCAACGCCGACCGCAACAACGCGGTCCTGGTGTTCCACGCGCTGACCGGCGACTCGCACGTCGCCGGAGCACCCGGTCCCGGCCACCGCACCGCCGGCTGGTGGGGCGACGTCGTCGGACCCGGCCGGGCGATCGACACCGACCGGTGGTTCGTCGTCGCACCGAACATGCTCGGCGGCTGCCAGGGCACGACCGGGCCGTCGTCGGTGTCGCCGGACGGCCTCGAGTGGGGATCCCGCTTCCCGTTCGTCACCGTGCGCGACCAGGTGGCGGTGCAGGCGCAGCTGGCCGACCGGCTCGGCATCGACGTCTTCGCGGCCGTCGTCGGCGGGTCGATGGGCGGCATGCACGCGCTCGAGTTCGCCGTCACCCACCCTGCACGGGTGTCCCGGCTCGCGGTGCTGGCGAGCACGGCGCAGACCACCGCCGACCAGATCGCCGCGAACTCGCTGCAGCGCGCTGCGATCCAGATGGACCCGGCGTTCGCGGGCGGCGACTACTACGAGGCCGACGCCGGCGAGGGCCCCCACCGCGGGCTGGCGCTGGCTCGGCGGATGGCGTTGATGACCTACCGGGCGTCCGACGAGCTGAACGGCCGGTTCGCCCGCTCGTGGCAGAGCGACGTCTCACCGCTCGGCGACGACGGCCGCTTCTCGGTCGAGAGCTACCTCGACTTCCACGGCAACAAGTTCACCCGTCGGTTCGACGCGAGCTCCTACGTCACGCTCACCCACGCGATGGACTCGCACGACGTCGGAGCCGGTCGGGGCGGCATCGCGGCGGCGCTCGCGCAGGTGACGGCCCGCACGCTCGTGGTCGGGGTGTCGAGCGACCGGTTGTTCCCGATCGAGGACCAGCACCGCATCGCGGCCGGCGTGCCGGACACCCTCGACGGTGACCGCGCGGCCGTGATCGAGAGCGAGTTCGGCCACGACGGGTTCCTGATCGAGCACGAGGCCGTGGGGGCGCACCTCCGGCGGCTCTTGGACGCATAACGCTTGCAATATCAATCGCGGAACCATCCGACACGGGATGGCGCGCCGAACACCCCCCAACGGGTGTCGCGCGTGGAATGATGGCGTGGTGCCCAGCCTGAACCAGGCTCGGTTTTCCCTCAGCCACACCGCCACGACCAGGACACCGATGGACTTCATCGCACAGGAACGCGACCGCTTGCTCCGGTCGACGACCCGTGTCGTCGGCATCGTCTGCGCCCTGGTGTCGGTCGTCGCGGTGATCTGTGCCCTCGCGGTCCCGGTCGTCCCGCTGCTCGGCGGGCTCGCCTGCATCGCGATCATGATCGCCGGCTTCCTGGTCTTCGGGTGGAACGGCTCGGTGTGGTGGACGGCGCTCATCCTCGCCTCGGGCCTCGGCGCGCTCGCACTCCTGCTGCTCGGCGTCGACGAGACGGCGCGTCCGATCATCGCCTCCGCGGTGGTGCCCCTCGCCGCCGGCAGCATCTCCGCACCGCTCATGTCCCAGCGCGGGAAGCCCGTGGGACTCGGATTGACCATCGTCGCCGGGGCGGCCGTCGTCGTCGCGATCGTCTGGGCGAACGGCAGCGTCCTCGCCGCCCCGGTCACCGGCGCGCTGCTCGGGTGGGTGCTCATCGCCGTCGTGACGATCTGGATCTCCCGGAGCATCCCGCGCGTCGCCCGCCGGATCTACAGCATCGGTACCGCGCACCGCGCCGAACGCCAGGCGAGCGAGACCGAGGCGCAGCGACGACAGGGTGCGCGGCTCCTGCACGACACCGTGCTCGCCACGCTGACCCTCCTCGCGCACTCCGGCGTGGGCGTCTCCGAGCAGGCGATGCGTGAGCAGGCCGCCGAGGACGCCCGACTCCTCCGCCACCTCCGCCTCGGTGCGACGCCGCAGCCGCAGCAGTCCGGCGACTACTCGCTCACCCGCGAGGAAGAGTCCCCGCTCGGCCAGACCCTCGAGTCGGTCAAGCAGCGCTTCGGCCGCATGGGCCTCGAGGTGAGCTGGCACGGCACCGGGCAGGTCCTGTTGCCGTCGAACGTGCTCGACGCCTTCCTGCTCGCGCTCGGCGAGTGCCTCGAGAACGTCCGTCGGCACGCCGGCGTCGGCGAGGCGCACGTCACGATCGTGCACGACAACGAGATGGTCCGCGCGATGGTCACCGACTCCGGCGTCGGCTTCGACCTCACCCACGTCAGTGCCGAACGGCTCGGCTTCAAGGAGAGCGTGGTGAACCGCCTCCGCGAGGTCGGCGGCGACGCGAAGCTCTTCTCCGCGCCGGGATCCGGCACGACCGTCGTCCTGGAGGCACCCAGATGAGCCGCGTCCCCGAGGACACCATCAGCCGCGGCCTCCCCGGCGAGACCGTGCAGCCCGCTCCGCGGACCCGACGGGAGGCGCGGGAGCGGTACCGGGGCAGCGAACGTCGGCAGGCGCGCGGCCTCCCCTCCACCTCGACCGGCGCGCGCTCGCTGCGGCAGGCCGCCAAGCCCGGCGCCTCGCTCGGCGCCGGCTACCTCGGACTCGGCGCCGCGGTCCTCACCGGCATCGAAGCCGTCGCGGGGATCGTCTTCTTCCTCATCCGCTGGACGGAGTTCACCGACCCGTGGCTGCCCGCGGCGGCCTGGGCGCTCTACCTCGTCGCCGCCGTCGGGGTCGGGCTCAGCCTGCTCACGTACGGCGAACGACTGACCGGGCTCGCCTTCGCGTTGATCTGCGTCGTCCTCGGCTGCGTCGTGACGCTCGACTTCATCGGCATCTGGCCCGAGCACGACATCGCCCACTCGGCGTCCGCGTCCGTCGCCGCCGGCTTCGCGCTCCTGCCCGTCGCGACCCTGCGCCCGGCCCGCGAGGTCGCCGCCGCCATCGCCGTCCTCGGCCTCGCGTTCGTCGGGATGGCGGTCGCCTCGACGCCGATCACGAGCGACACCCTGCCCGCGATCGTGTCCACCGTGGCGCTCGTGACCGTCCCGCCGTCGATCGCGCTCTTCGTGGTGCACCGGTTCCGCCAGCTCGTGCAGCGTGAACTCGACCGGGTCCTCGTGCAGAGCAACGTGCAGGCACCGCAGTTCGCCGTGGGCATGCTCGCCTCCGACGAACTCGCCCGGCTCGACCTCGCCGCCGAGAAGCTCCTCGACGCCGTCGCCAACGGCAGCGACCCCCTCCCGCTCTCGGACGCGTCCGCCTCGGTCGCCGCGTCGCTCGCCACCGAGCTGCGCCTGCACCTCATCGAGGGCCGCCGCGAGACCTGGCTGTACCACGCGATCACGGAGTCCGACAACCTCGGCCGCTCCGTCAGCGTCGCGGATCCGCAGTCGCTCGCGGGCCACCTCTCCCCCGCGCAGCGCGACGGCCTGCTGCAGACGCTCTGGCAGATGGTCGGCGACGGCAAGCAGACCCAGGCCGGGTCGCCCGTCGTCTCCGTGACCCTTGGCCCCGTCGGCTCGGACGGGCACCCCGTCACCGACGAGACGATGGACGTCCCGGTCGTCTTCGAGTCGCGCGGTGTCCCCCGGCGTCGACTCGGCCCGACCGCGTGGAGCGCCCTGCAGCGGATCGGCCCGTACCAGGACTCCGTCCGCGACGGCGTCCTGCACGTCGTCGCGCACTGCGTCGTCGACCGACATCCGTCGATGTAGTCGTCGCACGGAACCGGCTGGCCCGACTGCCGGACACCCTGACCAGCCTGCCCGTGCCCCGTGGTCCGTCCCCCTAGGATCGGCCCACGACCGCCCCCGAGAAAGGACGCCACCATGGCGACTCCAGAGGAACCGATCCGACTCGCACTCGTCGACGACCACAGGATGCTCCTCGGCGCGCTCACCGAGTGGATCCGGAACGCAGCCGACGACATCACGCTCGTCGCCGCCGTCACCACCTGGCCCGAGCTCCTCACGAGCCCGGCGTTCCCGGTCGACGTCGTGCTGCTCGACCTCGACCTCAAGGACTCGATCCCGGTCTCGCTGAAGATCTCGACGCTCAAGACCGCCGGTGTGAAGACCGTCGTGATGAGCACCTACTCGGAGCCGAACGTCGTCCGGGAGGCCCTCGCCTCCGGCGCCCTCGGCTACCTCGTGAAGAGCGAGGACGCCGAGATGATCGTCGAGGCCATCCGCTCCGCCCAGCGCGGCGAGCAGTACGTCTCCGCCGAGCTCGACCTGGCGATCAACAGCGGTGACGTCGGTGGCGTGCCGAAGCTCAGCGCCCAAGAGCGTCGCGTCATGGCGCTGTACGGCGGCGGCGAGCCGGTGAAGAGCGTCGCGTACCAGCTCGGCATCTCGGAGGAGACCGCGAAGAGCTACCTCAAGCGCATCCGCGAGAAGTACCGCGTCGCGGGCTTCGACGTCGGCACGAAGGTGGCGCTGCGGAAGCGCGCGATCACCGACGGCATCATCGTCCAGGACGGCAGCCCGCTGGGTCTGTAGCGCGCCGCACGCCGCACGCGTCGCGCGCCCCGCGCCCCGCGCCGCGCGCCGCGCGCCGCGCGCTTCGTGAGCAGAAGAGGTCGGGTCCCGTCACGGGACCCGACCTCTTCTGCTCACGATCGGCGGTCTACCGCACCGTCGACGGACTGGAGGCGCGGTGCGGGGCCGCCCCGCGCCTCCTGGCCGGTGGGACCCGCGTCAGCCCAGCGGGACGGGCGCGGTGATCGGGCCGGTGGACGGCGACGACGACCGGAGCGACGCACGGCGGGTGCTGCGGCGCTCGGCGCCGTAGCTCACCATCGTCATGAGCACACCGAGCAGCGCCAGCACGATACCGAGCCACCCCGGTGCCTTGAAGCCGAACCCGGCCGCGATGACCGCGCCGCCCAGGGCCGCACCGATCGAGTTGCCGATGTTGAACGCCGAGTGGTTGAGCGCCGCCGCGATGGTCCGTGCGTCTCCGGCGACGTCCATCAGGCGGGACTGCACGGCCGGCGGGATCGCGGACGAGGTCGCACCGAGCAGGAACGCCCCGAGGAAGACCCCCCACACCCACTGCGCGGTGAGGACGGTGACGAGCAGGGCGCCGATCAGCGCGAACATGCCGACGTAGATCGTGCGCTTGACGCTGTGATCGGCCAGGTGCCCGCCGAGCACGCCGCCGATGACCATGCCGATGCCGACGACCACGAGGACGAGCGGCACGAACGACTCCGACAGCCCGGTGACGTTCTGCACGAGCGGCGAGATGTACGAGTAGACCGCGAAGAAGCCGCCGAAGCCGACGGCTCCGAGGCCCATGACCATCCAGACCTGCGGCACGCGGAACGCCCGCAGCTCGCGGCCGATCGTCGCGTGCTCGTCACGGGCACTGCGCGGCACGAAGGCCCACACCGCGAGGAACGTCAGGGCGAACAGGACGGCGACGACGCCGTACGCGATGCGCCAGCTGGCGACCTGCCCGACCCAGGTGATCGCCGGGACGCCCACGACGTTCGCGACCGACAGGCCGAGCAGCACCATCGCGATGCCCTTGCCGCGCTTGCCCGGCCCCATGATGTCGCCCGCCACGATGGACGCGATGCCGAAGTACGCACCGTGCGGGAGCCCCGCGACGAACCGCGCCACGAGCACGAGGCCGAAGGACGGCAGGATCGCGCTCGCGACCGTCGCCAGGACGAACCCGACGAGCAGCACGAGGATCAGGCCCTTGCGCGGGAACTTCGCCGACATAGCCGCGATCGTGGGGGCACCGACGACGACACCGAGGGCGTACGCGCTCACGAGCCAGCCGGCGTGCGCGATCCCGGCGTCCGGGTCGAGGCCGTACTGGCGCGGCAGGAGTGCCTCGGCGATGTTCGGCAGGAGCCCCATCGCGACGAACTCGGTCGAACCGATGGCGAACCCGCCGAGGGCGAGGGCGATGAGCGCGAGTGCGCGACGCGCAGGCGTGAGCTGGGACATGGTGCCTGTTTCGGGACGGGAGGAGCGGGACGGGTTCCGGACGTCGACTCGCGTGCGTCGGCTGGGACCGTCGGTGCGCGTGGTCGCCGCACTGCGCCTCCGTGCCGTCGACGTCGCTGACGGTGCGACCGGGAACGGGCGGAGGGTGGTCCTGGTTCAGCGGCGAACGTGGACGACCGGCCACCGAAAGCGACCGGTCTCAGCAGTGTAGACCGCTCCAAAGGCCGAACGGAAGTCGCGCGGCCGAATCGATTCGACCCGCGTCAGGCGGCGCGACGCTCCGGCTCCGCGTGGGCCGTGACGACGAGCCCCGGGAGTTCGTCACGGTGGACCCACCCGGCGCCGCACTCGGTGCAGCTCGCCCAGGCGGTGTCGCCGTTTTCGTCCGAGTCGATGACGACCGTCCGCAGGTCGCAGTCGGGGCACCAGCCATCGTGCATCATCACGTGCTCCTCGTCGTCGTGCGGACGCGTTCCGTCCGACACCGACAGGACACACCCGACCACCGACATCCGTGGGAGGCGCTCGGCGTGTCGCTCAGTCGTCGAGTGCAGCCTCGAGCCGCTCGAGCTTGCCGTCGATCTCGCCGGTGTGCCCCGGGCGGATGTCGGCCTTGAGCACGAGGGACACCCGCGTGCCGTACGCGCCGACGGCCTCGGTGGCGCGCTTGACCACGTCCATGACCTCGTCCCACTCCCCCTCGACCTCGGTGAACATCGACGAGGTGCGGTTCGGCAACCCGCTCTCGCGGACG
The sequence above is a segment of the Curtobacterium sp. BH-2-1-1 genome. Coding sequences within it:
- a CDS encoding thiamine-binding protein gives rise to the protein MIVAFSVAPSGGPSASSDGSVHDAVAAAVRIVRESGLPNRTSSMFTEVEGEWDEVMDVVKRATEAVGAYGTRVSLVLKADIRPGHTGEIDGKLERLEAALDD
- a CDS encoding response regulator transcription factor, which translates into the protein MATPEEPIRLALVDDHRMLLGALTEWIRNAADDITLVAAVTTWPELLTSPAFPVDVVLLDLDLKDSIPVSLKISTLKTAGVKTVVMSTYSEPNVVREALASGALGYLVKSEDAEMIVEAIRSAQRGEQYVSAELDLAINSGDVGGVPKLSAQERRVMALYGGGEPVKSVAYQLGISEETAKSYLKRIREKYRVAGFDVGTKVALRKRAITDGIIVQDGSPLGL
- a CDS encoding MFS transporter; protein product: MSQLTPARRALALIALALGGFAIGSTEFVAMGLLPNIAEALLPRQYGLDPDAGIAHAGWLVSAYALGVVVGAPTIAAMSAKFPRKGLILVLLVGFVLATVASAILPSFGLVLVARFVAGLPHGAYFGIASIVAGDIMGPGKRGKGIAMVLLGLSVANVVGVPAITWVGQVASWRIAYGVVAVLFALTFLAVWAFVPRSARDEHATIGRELRAFRVPQVWMVMGLGAVGFGGFFAVYSYISPLVQNVTGLSESFVPLVLVVVGIGMVIGGVLGGHLADHSVKRTIYVGMFALIGALLVTVLTAQWVWGVFLGAFLLGATSSAIPPAVQSRLMDVAGDARTIAAALNHSAFNIGNSIGAALGGAVIAAGFGFKAPGWLGIVLALLGVLMTMVSYGAERRSTRRASLRSSSPSTGPITAPVPLG
- a CDS encoding bifunctional o-acetylhomoserine/o-acetylserine sulfhydrylase, whose amino-acid sequence is MTQNDAAQWRFETTQIHAGAQPDPTTGARATPIYKTTSYVFANSDEARDLFALAKPGNIYSRIMNPTNDVVEQRIAALEGGSGALLVSSGQAAETYAVLNIAGAGDHIVSSSSIYGGTYNLFKYTLAKLGIETTFVEDQDDLDEWRRAVRPNTKLFFAETIGNPRINVLDITGVSEVAHESGVPLIVDNTIATPYLIRPFEHGADIVVHSATKFLGGHGTVIGGIIVDSGKFAWSQHPDKFPEFNTPDPSYHGAVFAEAVGNELAYIVKARVQLLRDLGASNSADTAFALLQGIETLSLRIERHVSNAQEIAEWLDRHPDVATVAYAGLPTSPWYAAANRYAPRGVGAVLSFELKGGVPAGKAFVDNLQLFSHLANIGDVRSLVIHPASTTHSQLTPEQQLTTGVTPGLVRLSVGIENVEDLKADLEAGLAAARAVAQEGQRA
- a CDS encoding sensor histidine kinase: MDFIAQERDRLLRSTTRVVGIVCALVSVVAVICALAVPVVPLLGGLACIAIMIAGFLVFGWNGSVWWTALILASGLGALALLLLGVDETARPIIASAVVPLAAGSISAPLMSQRGKPVGLGLTIVAGAAVVVAIVWANGSVLAAPVTGALLGWVLIAVVTIWISRSIPRVARRIYSIGTAHRAERQASETEAQRRQGARLLHDTVLATLTLLAHSGVGVSEQAMREQAAEDARLLRHLRLGATPQPQQSGDYSLTREEESPLGQTLESVKQRFGRMGLEVSWHGTGQVLLPSNVLDAFLLALGECLENVRRHAGVGEAHVTIVHDNEMVRAMVTDSGVGFDLTHVSAERLGFKESVVNRLREVGGDAKLFSAPGSGTTVVLEAPR
- a CDS encoding acyltransferase family protein, yielding MTTDAAPPAPSAPASQLEPGRAKRRIPMWDTARFLAVTLVVIGHAIQRQTAASEHALALYTFIYAFHMPAFGVISGYFSSADTPTAKRMRRTITDIVVPYIIMQTIWTVVQALVEGGKKFNPTQPTWTLWFLLALGIFKLILPYLAQLRWPLFWAVVFSIGVGYFDNVDSTLSLSRAISLLPFFLLGWQVKQWGVFDRWYEAPRRVVVRVRIAAGAVFVAWAVACAIWIPQFKQFDLHHWFFYDDSYSGLGEDAWWAGAVRFGLMLLATVLTASFLLLVPRRNVWITQFGAATMYVYLLHTFVLYPIRESGVLAGQHSAWPYVLLMVAIACAVSLFLAQPFVRRGMRWLLEPNVRWLFRRDQ
- a CDS encoding homoserine O-acetyltransferase, with the protein product MDWQTTPEDSVPSTLVPGTELGTLGKPPVTGAWRPGDHPGSRHFASLGEQWVRGGRIPAVRVAYETWGTLNADRNNAVLVFHALTGDSHVAGAPGPGHRTAGWWGDVVGPGRAIDTDRWFVVAPNMLGGCQGTTGPSSVSPDGLEWGSRFPFVTVRDQVAVQAQLADRLGIDVFAAVVGGSMGGMHALEFAVTHPARVSRLAVLASTAQTTADQIAANSLQRAAIQMDPAFAGGDYYEADAGEGPHRGLALARRMALMTYRASDELNGRFARSWQSDVSPLGDDGRFSVESYLDFHGNKFTRRFDASSYVTLTHAMDSHDVGAGRGGIAAALAQVTARTLVVGVSSDRLFPIEDQHRIAAGVPDTLDGDRAAVIESEFGHDGFLIEHEAVGAHLRRLLDA